The genomic window GGAGGTCGGCTGTTGCCGGGCGACGAAGGCGCGCGCGCCCAGTTCATGTTCGAAAGCGCCACGGGCGAACGGGTGACCCTTTACATCGGTGCACTGGACGCTGCGGCAAGTACCTTCACGCAATCTCGGGAAACGGGATTCCGTTTCACATCGGAGGGGCCGGTACCCAGCTTCTACTGGGTCGATCATGGGTTCGGCTATGCCGTCGCCGGCAAATTGCCGCGCGACGCGTTGATGAAATTGGCGACGGTCACCTACCGTCAGCTGTCTTAGGGCAATTTAGACTGGCCGCTGGCACAGCTCCAATGTGCCGGCGTTTTTTTGAAACCGAAGGAGAAACTTGATATGAAACTGCTTAGTGCATCGATCCTCGCCGTCACCCTGCTCGCAGGCTGCGCAAGCATGTCGTCCATGATGGCCGACACCCCAACAAAGACCTCAGACGGCGTGCTCGTCGGGCCTGACGGCAAGTCGCTCTACACGTTCAACCGCGACACCGCCAACAGCGGCAAGTCGGTCTGCAATGCGGCGTGCGCCAAGCTCTGGCCGGCGCTGCCGGTCGCCGCAACGGCCAAGCCGATGGGCGGCTACACCATCATCGTGCGCGACGATGCCTCCCAGCAGTGGGCCTACAAGGGCTCGCCGCTCTACTACTACGCGAACGACGCTAAGGCGGGCGATCGCACGGGCGACAACTTCAACAATGCCTGGAAGCTTGCGCGCCCCTGAGCGCCTGCGCGTTGACTCAGCCAAGCCGGTCAAGTGCCGGCTTTTTTGTTTTCTTGGCTCAGACCGGTTTGCCGCTGCGCCTTGAAAGTCCGAGCCACTCGTTGCCGACCAACGCAGTGATGACCAGAGCACCCCCGGCGAGCACGCTGAAAGCGGGTTCTTCGCCCGCGCCAAGCCAAGCCAAAGCAATGCCGAAGATCACCTCGAGCAGCGCAAGCAGCGACAACTCCGGTGCCTTGAGCACACGGGCGCACATCACTGAAAAGAC from Variovorax sp. PAMC28562 includes these protein-coding regions:
- a CDS encoding ATP-binding protein, giving the protein MKLLSASILAVTLLAGCASMSSMMADTPTKTSDGVLVGPDGKSLYTFNRDTANSGKSVCNAACAKLWPALPVAATAKPMGGYTIIVRDDASQQWAYKGSPLYYYANDAKAGDRTGDNFNNAWKLARP